The region AAGACAGAAGAAATTACAGGGTAGCCCCACTCCATTTTTTTGACAGCGGCACTTTCATTCAGCTTGTAGAGATAAAGGGCAGGGTCGGAAGGCACTATCATAAAACTCAGACTGAGGTTTTCGTCGTGGTAGAGGGAAGCGGAAAAATTGGCATTGGAGATGAGGTTCACGAGGCGAGCTGTGGAGATGTTTTTCTGTGTCAGCCCAGAACGATACATTTTGCAGAAGGAAATCTGAAAATACTGGTTTTCAAATACGATTATGTGGAAAGCGATACTGTCTGGCTTGAGTGAAGCTTTGAGTCAGTCTGGCAAAGATAAATTTAAAATTCTGGTTTCTGATTGTATTTATGGACTCCCTGATTCTTTCAAAAAGTGATGTTGAAGAGCTTTTGACGATGGATGAGTGTTTGAATGCGGTGGAACACGCCTTTCACCTGCATGGCACTGGAAAAACACAGATGCCTGCAAAAATATATCTCACATTTGAAAACGGAGACCTCAGGGCGATGCCCGCTTTCATTGAGGGGC is a window of Geoglobus acetivorans DNA encoding:
- a CDS encoding cupin domain-containing protein gives rise to the protein MKLLPENWEDRRNYRVAPLHFFDSGTFIQLVEIKGRVGRHYHKTQTEVFVVVEGSGKIGIGDEVHEASCGDVFLCQPRTIHFAEGNLKILVFKYDYVESDTVWLE